A region of Polyodon spathula isolate WHYD16114869_AA chromosome 4, ASM1765450v1, whole genome shotgun sequence DNA encodes the following proteins:
- the esco1 gene encoding N-acetyltransferase ESCO1: protein MPAPKRKNVSLEFNSKKRKLEQSESASAPKRNRQTSVKSTIPQKRTVPHKRTLVNPCAKKKPPSALNQIKKPTNALVTKKPIRQSSRVKQAEENTSESKPKSSNVTRIQGKNLKTSSKAPKKKQLAVPNLLRKRLPRESQTQLVDGENSKSAKNARKSVSRKAGSSVKLIKDSSSSDSKPGGNVMTETGAKKTVPSGQDGSPRPNGNKAATSDLSEKVPLEKKDEVDMSQNQLSEKEVEKDSASKVVKLGGVKKTSPPLVALLKVIKESNIYESTGLSKGNTYTTDVQGKVQNNSCSLAVQREGITDSSPSVQQKDEAKKSSDSEGQKLKCASEQQCGKKNSSLMEVKKDKNNPKTLMSKRVPVLNKSNTGNIVKKAKASPGPSSQRQINPQAKARVRQAADKAAVPEPTKQLNLLALCEEIAEEIESDTVEVRTLKEAKPEVESRPQQAESGVAEQPGSTGCDATPHVVCPPEPPPQQPKKQFFMSQIVVPLKSKEKKKRSRIQQMRQTEVMRQQLSWTRMKKIKMDQANQGKCPDNVPIPRVTITPAIIASQPTTVGVKVLQTQVKKPTPVLIVPLPNGNSSNKRKILEQVSFKPRAKYSADDFELDEPKETAVKSTEHAAASQVEPKELATEDFILRLDSCAEISPVQSDSAPVKQLKLTKEQGTGESELKQPIQTLCSNQSSSANTDKILSSGQPPLMKSAISLSDSIIHKEIKKLKEAEKNGALQLTIDAGQKRFGAVSCNMCGMLYSAANPEDEAQHLLFHNQFISAVKYVGWKKERILGEYPDGKIIVVLPDDPKYALKKVEEIREMVDNDLGFQQVKTKCPSNTKTFLFISNDKKVTGCLIAEHIQEGFRVIDESVLEDSEGDKVMFERQRAWCCSTTPEPAICGISRIWVFSLMRRKGIASRLLDCLRSTFIYGSYLSKEEIAFSDPTPDGKLFATRYFGTPQFLVYNFISCNR, encoded by the exons ATGCCAGCTCcgaaaagaaaaaatgtttcattAGAATTTAATTCCAAGAAAAGAAAACTAGAGCAATCGGAAAGTGCCTCAGCACCCAAGAGAAATCGTCAGACTTCAGTCAAGTCAACCATACCCCAGAAGAGAACGGTTCCACATAAAAGAACTTTGGTTAACCCATGTGCCAAGAAAAAGCCACCATCTGCACTGAATCAGATAAAGAAACCTACAAATGCACTTGTAACCAAGAAACCCATCAGACAGTCCTCTCGGGTTAAACAGGCAGAGGAAAACACTTCTGAAAGCAAACCAAAATCCAGTAATGTCACACGTATTCAAGGGAAAAACTTAAAGACAAGTTCTAAAGCTCCAAAGAAAAAACAGCTTGCCGTCCCAAACTTGCTTCGTAAACGGTTGCCAAGAGAAAGCCAGACCCAACTTGTGGATGGAGAAAACAGTAAGAGTGCAAAGAATGCCAGGAAGTCTGTATCTCGCAAAGCCGGATCATCAGTAAAGCTTATAAAGGATAGCTCTTCTAGTGATTCAAAACCAGGTGGGAATGTGATGACGGAGACTGGGGCAAAGAAGACTGTCCCCTCTGGACAAGATGGCTCGCCCAGACCAAATGGCAATAAAGCAGCAACTTCAGACTTATCTGAGAAAGTACCTCTGGAGAAAAAGGATGAAGTGGACATGAGCCAGAATCAACTGTCAGAAAAAGAAGTTGAGAAAGATTCTGCTTCTAAAGTGGTGAAGCTGGGAGGGGTTAAAAAGACATCACCTCCACTGGTGGCACTGTTAAAAGTGATCAAGGAATCTAATATTTATGAGTCAACAGGGCTAAGTAAGGGGAACACTTATACAACAGATGTGCagggaaaagtgcaaaataattCTTGTTCTTTAGCGGTACAGAGAGAGGGTATAACAGACTCCAGTCCTTCAGTACAACAGAAAGATGAGGCAAAGAAATCCAGTGATTCAGAGGGACAAAAACTTAAATGTGCTTCAGAGCAACAGTGTGGCAAGAAAAACTCCAGCCTTATGGAGGTTAAGAAAGATAAAAATAATCCTAAGACCTTAATGTCTAAGAGAGTGCCTGTACTTAATAAATCAAATACTGGGAATATCGTGAAAAAAGCTAAAGCCAGCCCAGGGCCTTCTAGTCAGCGACAAATAAATCCTCAAGCCAAGGCAAGGGTTCGGCAAGCAGCGGATAAAGCTGCAGTCCCTGAGCCCACCAAACAGCTCAACTTACTTGCACTGTGTGAGGAGATAGCAGAGGAAATAGAATCTGACACAGTGGAGGTGCGGACGTTAAAAGAAGCAAAGCCGGAGGTGGAGAGCAGGCCGCAGCAAGCAGAGTCAGGGGTCGCAGAGCAGCCAGGAAGTACTGGGTGTGATGCCACACCTCATGTAGTTTGCCCACCAGAACCCCCACCCCAGCAgccaaaaaaacagtttttcatgaGCCAGATAGTGGTGCCTTTGAAAAGCAAGGAGAAGAAAAAACGATCCAGGATTCAGCAAATGCGGCAAACTGAAGTTATGCGCCAACAGCTCAGCTGGACAAGAATGAAGAAGATAAAAATGGATCAGGCAAATCAGGGGAAGTGTCCAGATAATGTCCCAATACCCAGAGTGACTATAACACCGGCCATCATTGCCTCTCAGCCCACCACTGTGGGAGTAAAGGTGTTACAGACCCAGGTGAAAAAGCCAACGCCTGTCTTGATAGTACCGCTGCCCAATGGCAATAGCAGCAACAAGCGGAAAATTCTTGAACAGGTATCTTTTAAACCTCGAGCAAAATACTCGGCGGATGATTTTGAACTTGACGAGCCTAAAGAAACTGCTGTAAAGAGTACAGAGCATGCAGCAGCCTCACAGGTTGAACCCAAAGAACTTGCAACTGAG gatTTCATTCTACGTTTGGATTCCTGTGCGGAAATTTCTCCAGTCCAATCAGACTCTGCTCCAGTGAAACAGCTGAAGCTGACAAAAGAGCAGGGGACTGGAG AGTCTGAACTCAAGCAGCCGATTCAAACACTCTGCAGCAACCAGAGTTCTTCAGCAAACACGGATAA GATTCTTTCGTCAGGCCAGCCGCCTCTCATGAAGAGTGCCATTTCACTTTCTGATTCCATAAtacacaaagaaataaagaagTTAAAGGAAGCAGAAAAAAACGGTGCGCTGCAATTGACCATT GATGCTGGTCAGAAGCGGTTTGGGGCTGTTTCCTGCAACATGTGCGGAATGCTGTACTCGGCAGCCAATCCTGAAGACGAGGCACAGCACCTGCTCTTCCACAATCAGTTCATCAGCGCTGTCAAATATGTG GGCTGGAAAAAGGAGAGGATTCTGGGAGAATATCCTGATGGCAAGATCATAGTGGTTCTTCCTGATGACCCTAAATATGCACTGAAAAAG GTTGAAGAGATTCGTGAGATGGTGGACAATGACCTGGGGTTCCAGCAGGTCAAAACCAAGTGCCCTTCCAACACCAAGACCTTTCTCTTCATCTCCAATGACAAGAAGGTTACTGGCTGTCTGATAGCCGAGCATATTCAGGag GGTTTCAGGGTGATAGATGAGAGCGTCCTGGAGGACTCAGAGGGGGATAAGGTCATGTTTGAGCGTCAGCGGGCATGGTGCTGCTCCACCACCCCAGAGCCAGCTATCTGTGGCATCAGCCGCATCTGGGTGTTCAGCTTGATGAGGCGGAAGGGAATTGCATCCAGATTGCTCGACTGCCTGAG GAGCACCTTTATCTATGGTTCTTATTTAAGTAAAGAAGAAATTGCATTCTCAGACCCGACGCCTGATGGAAAGCTGTTTGCGACCCGTTACTTTGGGACTCCACAGTTCTTGGTCTATAATTTCATCAGCTGCAATCGCTAA